From a region of the Streptomyces tirandamycinicus genome:
- a CDS encoding HAD family hydrolase: MPIRAVLWDIDDTIFDYAGADRAGLERHLRAEGLAEAYASVDQALTRWKELTHFHWRRFEAGGVDFEAQRRDRVRDFLGVPAMSDARADEWFARYVTHYEAAWQLFPDAVPALDRLADGFRHGVLSNSSLRNQHRKLTVLGVRDRFEAVVCAAELGVAKPRAAAFHAACDALGLPPGQVAYVGDHPDIDAEGAVAAGLAGIWLDRGGVGGRPELTRITGLGELPALLRADTRFGAPSSFG, from the coding sequence ATGCCGATCCGAGCCGTCCTGTGGGACATCGACGACACGATCTTCGACTACGCCGGTGCCGACCGCGCGGGTCTGGAGCGGCATCTTCGGGCCGAGGGTCTGGCCGAGGCCTACGCGTCCGTCGACCAGGCCCTGACCCGCTGGAAGGAGCTCACTCACTTCCACTGGCGGCGCTTCGAGGCCGGAGGAGTGGACTTCGAGGCCCAGCGGCGCGACCGGGTCCGGGACTTCCTGGGGGTGCCGGCCATGAGCGACGCCCGGGCGGACGAGTGGTTCGCCCGCTATGTCACCCACTACGAGGCGGCCTGGCAGCTGTTCCCCGACGCCGTGCCCGCGCTGGACCGGCTGGCGGACGGCTTCCGGCACGGTGTGCTGTCGAACTCGTCCCTCCGCAACCAGCACCGCAAGCTGACGGTGCTGGGCGTGCGCGACCGCTTCGAGGCGGTGGTGTGCGCGGCGGAACTGGGCGTCGCCAAGCCCCGGGCAGCCGCCTTCCACGCCGCGTGCGACGCGCTCGGGCTGCCGCCGGGGCAGGTGGCGTACGTCGGTGACCACCCGGACATCGACGCCGAGGGAGCCGTGGCCGCCGGTCTGGCCGGCATCTGGCTGGACCGCGGCGGGGTGGGCGGCCGGCCGGAGCTGACCAGGATCACCGGCCTGGGGGAGCTGCCCGCCCTGTTGCGGGCGGATACCCGTTTTGGAGCGCCGTCCTCCTTCGGGTAA
- a CDS encoding MerR family transcriptional regulator: MRLAELSERSGVPIPTIKYYLRERLLPPGHRISARQAEYDEGHLRRLRLVRALIQVGRMPVATAREVLAAVADDDLDPHRRFGAAVWAIPDAPEPDEGDPAVDAACRAADALLEQLGWTFGREVGAQSPAYRMVVSGIATMVRLGYPCDVGQLLPYGRSAAELAVADLDLVEGYEPGEEQVEAAVALTVLYEPVLLGLRRLAQAEESNRRFG, encoded by the coding sequence ATGAGGCTCGCGGAACTGAGCGAACGCAGCGGGGTGCCGATACCGACGATCAAGTACTACCTGCGTGAGCGGCTGCTGCCGCCGGGCCACCGGATCAGCGCCCGGCAGGCCGAGTACGACGAGGGGCATCTGCGCCGGCTCCGCCTGGTCCGCGCGCTGATCCAGGTCGGCCGGATGCCGGTGGCGACGGCGCGCGAGGTGCTGGCGGCCGTCGCCGACGACGACCTCGACCCCCACAGGCGATTCGGCGCGGCCGTCTGGGCCATCCCGGACGCCCCGGAGCCGGACGAGGGCGACCCGGCCGTGGACGCGGCATGCCGCGCGGCGGACGCCCTGCTGGAGCAGTTGGGCTGGACGTTCGGACGGGAGGTGGGCGCGCAGTCACCCGCCTACCGGATGGTGGTCTCCGGGATCGCCACGATGGTGCGCCTCGGATATCCCTGCGACGTCGGGCAACTGCTGCCGTACGGCCGGAGCGCGGCCGAACTGGCCGTCGCGGACCTGGACTTGGTGGAGGGGTACGAGCCCGGGGAGGAGCAGGTGGAGGCGGCGGTGGCGCTGACCGTGCTCTACGAGCCGGTGCTGCTCGGCCTGCGCAGACTGGCCCAGGCCGAGGAGTCGAACCGCCGGTTCGGATGA
- a CDS encoding DUF4188 domain-containing protein, with protein MTADAQGDVIVFLIGMRINSFRAVRSWWPVFRAMSRMLKELSRDEGGGLLGHRLLLGGPRVLFVVQYWDSVEKLFAYAADQDKGHRPAWAAFNKRMREGRGRVGFWHETYIVPAGSYENVYVNMPAYGLGAATGVVPVARRGDRAAERLRSA; from the coding sequence ATGACCGCCGATGCGCAGGGCGACGTGATCGTCTTCCTCATCGGGATGCGTATCAACAGCTTCCGCGCGGTACGGAGTTGGTGGCCGGTGTTCCGGGCCATGTCGCGGATGCTGAAGGAACTGTCGCGGGACGAGGGCGGCGGGCTGCTCGGCCACCGGCTGCTGCTGGGCGGCCCGCGCGTCCTCTTCGTCGTCCAGTACTGGGACAGCGTGGAGAAGCTCTTCGCCTACGCGGCGGACCAGGACAAGGGGCACCGCCCGGCCTGGGCGGCGTTCAACAAGCGGATGCGCGAGGGCAGGGGCCGGGTCGGCTTCTGGCACGAGACGTACATCGTGCCGGCGGGCTCGTACGAGAACGTCTATGTGAACATGCCCGCGTACGGGCTGGGGGCGGCGACCGGGGTCGTCCCCGTCGCCCGCCGCGGCGACCGGGCTGCGGAGCGCCTGCGCTCCGCGTGA
- the ndgR gene encoding IclR family transcriptional regulator NdgR: protein MDNSSGVGVLDKAALVLSALESGPATLAGLVAATGLARPTAHRLAVALEHHRMVARDMQGRFILGPRLAELAAAAGEDRLLATAGPVLTHLRDVTGESAQLYRRQGDMRICVAAAERLSGLRDTVPVGSTLTMKAGSSAQILMAWEEPERLHRGLQGARFTATALSGVRRRGWAQSIGEREPGVASVSAPVRGPSNRVVAAVSVSGPIERLTRHPGRMHAQAVIDAAARLSDALRRSG from the coding sequence ATGGACAACTCTAGCGGTGTCGGCGTTCTCGACAAGGCAGCTCTGGTGCTGAGCGCCCTGGAGTCCGGTCCGGCCACCCTCGCCGGGCTGGTCGCGGCGACAGGGCTCGCACGACCCACGGCACATCGCCTCGCCGTGGCTCTGGAACACCACCGGATGGTGGCGAGGGACATGCAGGGCCGGTTCATCCTCGGCCCGCGCCTGGCGGAGCTCGCCGCCGCGGCGGGCGAGGACCGGCTGCTGGCCACGGCGGGGCCGGTGCTGACGCATCTGCGCGACGTGACGGGCGAGAGCGCGCAGCTCTACCGCCGGCAGGGAGACATGCGCATCTGCGTGGCGGCCGCCGAGCGGCTGTCCGGACTGCGGGACACGGTACCCGTCGGCTCCACGCTCACGATGAAGGCGGGCTCCTCGGCCCAGATCCTGATGGCCTGGGAGGAGCCGGAGCGGCTGCACCGCGGCCTGCAAGGGGCCCGCTTCACCGCGACGGCGCTGTCCGGTGTACGGCGCCGGGGCTGGGCGCAGTCGATCGGCGAGCGCGAGCCGGGCGTCGCGTCCGTCTCGGCGCCGGTACGCGGCCCCTCCAACCGGGTCGTCGCCGCCGTCTCGGTCTCCGGGCCGATCGAGCGGCTCACCCGGCACCCCGGCCGGATGCACGCGCAGGCCGTGATCGACGCGGCGGCGCGCCTCTCCGACGCACTGCGCCGCTCCGGCTGA
- the leuC gene encoding 3-isopropylmalate dehydratase large subunit yields the protein MGRTLAEKVWDDHVVRRAEGEPDLLYIDLHLLHEVTSPQAFDGLRQSGRRVRRLDLTIATEDHNTPTLDIDKPIADPVSRAQLETLRKNCAEFGVRLHPLGDVEQGVVHVVGPQLGLTQPGTTVVCGDSHTSTHGAFGALAFGIGTSQVEHVLATQTLPMARPRTMAITVEGELPDGVTAKDLILAIIARIGTGGGQGYVLEYRGSAIEKLSMEARMTICNMSIEAGARAGMIAPDQTTFDYLRGRDHAPEGEDWDAAVAYWKTLRTDDDAVFDAEVFIDAAELSPFVTWGTNPGQGAPLSASVPDPASYEDASERLAAEKALEYMGLTAGQPLRDIRVDTVFVGSCTNGRIEDLRAAADILTGRKVADGVRMLVVPGSVRVALQAVEEGLDKVFKEAGAEWRHAGCSMCLGMNPDQLAPGERSASTSNRNFEGRQGKGGRTHLVSPQVAAATAVLGHLASPADLTDASATPAPAGV from the coding sequence ATGGGCAGGACACTCGCGGAGAAGGTCTGGGACGACCATGTCGTCCGGCGCGCCGAGGGCGAGCCAGACCTCCTCTACATCGATCTCCACCTCCTGCACGAGGTGACGAGCCCGCAGGCGTTCGACGGTCTTCGTCAGAGCGGCCGCCGGGTGCGGCGGCTCGACCTCACCATCGCGACCGAGGACCACAACACCCCGACCCTGGACATCGACAAGCCCATCGCCGACCCGGTCTCCCGAGCCCAGCTGGAGACCCTGCGCAAGAACTGCGCGGAGTTCGGCGTCCGGCTGCACCCGCTGGGCGACGTCGAGCAGGGCGTGGTGCACGTGGTGGGACCGCAGCTGGGACTGACCCAGCCGGGCACCACGGTGGTCTGCGGCGACTCCCACACCTCCACCCACGGCGCCTTCGGCGCGCTGGCGTTCGGCATCGGAACCTCGCAGGTCGAGCACGTCCTGGCCACCCAGACGCTGCCCATGGCCCGCCCCAGGACCATGGCGATCACCGTGGAGGGGGAGCTGCCCGACGGAGTCACCGCCAAGGACCTGATCCTGGCCATCATCGCCAGGATCGGCACCGGCGGCGGCCAGGGCTACGTCCTGGAGTACCGGGGCTCCGCCATCGAGAAGCTCTCGATGGAGGCCCGCATGACCATCTGCAACATGTCGATCGAGGCCGGTGCCCGGGCGGGCATGATCGCCCCCGACCAGACCACGTTCGACTACCTGCGGGGACGCGACCACGCGCCCGAGGGCGAGGACTGGGACGCCGCGGTCGCGTACTGGAAGACCCTGCGCACCGACGACGACGCGGTCTTCGACGCCGAGGTGTTCATCGACGCCGCCGAGCTCTCCCCCTTCGTCACCTGGGGCACCAACCCCGGCCAGGGCGCCCCGCTCTCCGCCAGCGTCCCCGACCCGGCATCGTACGAGGACGCATCGGAGCGCCTCGCGGCCGAAAAGGCCCTGGAGTACATGGGGTTGACCGCCGGCCAGCCGCTGCGCGACATCCGGGTCGACACCGTCTTCGTAGGCTCCTGCACCAACGGCCGTATCGAGGACCTGCGCGCCGCCGCGGACATCCTCACCGGCCGCAAAGTCGCCGACGGCGTACGGATGCTGGTCGTCCCCGGCTCGGTGCGCGTCGCGCTGCAGGCCGTCGAGGAGGGCCTGGACAAGGTCTTCAAGGAAGCCGGCGCCGAATGGCGGCACGCGGGTTGCTCGATGTGCCTGGGCATGAACCCCGACCAGCTCGCCCCCGGGGAGCGCTCGGCCTCCACCTCCAACCGCAACTTCGAGGGGCGCCAGGGCAAGGGCGGCCGCACCCACCTGGTCTCACCGCAGGTCGCCGCCGCCACCGCGGTCCTCGGCCACCTCGCCTCACCCGCCGACCTGACCGACGCGTCCGCCACGCCCGCACCCGCCGGAGTCTGA
- the leuD gene encoding 3-isopropylmalate dehydratase small subunit has product MEAFTTHTGRAVPLRRSNVDTDQIIPAHWLKKVTRDGFEDGLFEAWRKNDDFVLNQRERQGATVLVAGPDFGTGSSREHAVWALQNYGFKAVISSRFADIFRGNSLKNGLLTVVLPQATVDRLWELTEADPDADITVDLQAREVRAEGITAGFELDENARWRLLNGLDDISLTLQNEADIAAHEASRPSFKPRTIEV; this is encoded by the coding sequence ATGGAAGCCTTCACCACCCACACCGGCCGGGCCGTCCCGCTGCGCCGCAGCAACGTCGACACCGACCAGATCATCCCCGCCCACTGGCTGAAGAAGGTCACCCGCGACGGGTTCGAGGACGGACTGTTCGAGGCCTGGCGCAAGAACGACGACTTCGTCCTCAACCAGCGCGAACGGCAGGGTGCGACCGTCCTGGTCGCCGGCCCCGACTTCGGCACCGGGTCGTCCCGGGAGCACGCCGTCTGGGCCCTGCAGAACTACGGCTTCAAGGCCGTGATCTCCTCCCGCTTCGCCGACATCTTCCGCGGCAACTCGCTCAAGAACGGCCTGCTGACCGTGGTCCTCCCGCAGGCCACGGTGGACCGCCTCTGGGAACTGACCGAGGCCGACCCCGACGCCGACATCACCGTGGACCTTCAGGCCCGGGAGGTCCGCGCCGAGGGCATCACCGCCGGCTTCGAACTCGACGAGAACGCCCGTTGGAGGCTGCTCAACGGACTCGACGACATCAGCCTCACCCTTCAGAACGAAGCGGACATCGCCGCCCACGAAGCCTCCAGGCCCTCGTTCAAACCCCGCACGATCGAGGTCTGA
- a CDS encoding HU family DNA-binding protein: protein MNKAQLVEAIADKMGGRQQAADAVDAVLDAIVRAVVGGDRVSVTGFGSFEKVDRPARYARNPQTGERVRVKKTSVPRFRAGQGFKDLVSGTKKLPRGGEVSVKKAPKGSLQMGTAAKKAAAKKATAKKAAAKKTTAKKTTAKKTTAAKKTTAKKTTAAAKKTTAKKTAAKKTAPAKKATAKKAPAKKATARKTSAKKATARKK, encoded by the coding sequence GTGAACAAGGCGCAGCTCGTAGAAGCGATTGCCGACAAGATGGGCGGTCGGCAGCAGGCCGCCGACGCTGTCGACGCGGTCCTCGACGCGATCGTCCGCGCGGTTGTCGGCGGCGACCGGGTTTCGGTCACCGGCTTCGGCTCGTTCGAGAAGGTGGACCGTCCGGCCCGCTACGCCCGCAACCCGCAGACGGGCGAGCGCGTACGGGTCAAGAAGACCTCGGTGCCGCGGTTCCGCGCCGGCCAGGGCTTCAAGGACCTGGTGAGCGGCACGAAGAAGCTCCCCAGGGGTGGCGAAGTGTCCGTCAAGAAGGCTCCCAAGGGAAGCCTCCAGATGGGGACCGCCGCCAAGAAGGCCGCCGCGAAGAAGGCGACGGCCAAGAAGGCCGCCGCGAAGAAGACCACGGCCAAGAAGACCACGGCGAAGAAGACCACGGCGGCGAAGAAGACCACCGCCAAGAAGACCACCGCGGCGGCGAAGAAGACCACCGCCAAGAAGACGGCGGCGAAGAAGACCGCTCCCGCCAAGAAGGCGACGGCCAAGAAGGCGCCGGCGAAGAAGGCCACCGCGCGCAAGACCTCCGCCAAGAAGGCCACCGCCCGCAAGAAGTAA
- the cofC gene encoding 2-phospho-L-lactate guanylyltransferase, translated as MTPGRRDGGTAGDNVPVHWSLVVPLKPLALAKSRLSEAAGGAMRPAFALAFAQDTVARALSCRAVRDVVVVTDDPLAAAELNRLGARTVPDSPGAGLNAALAHGAAEARALRPAAAVAALNADLPALRPEELDRVLAVAGQFPRAFLADAAGIGTTFLSAAPGVELRPAFGGHSRHRHSASGAVEIELDGVESVRRDVDTGDDLRAALALGVGPRTAARCAAAPAAWCC; from the coding sequence GTGACACCGGGCCGCCGGGACGGCGGGACGGCGGGTGACAATGTGCCCGTGCACTGGTCACTGGTCGTCCCCCTGAAGCCGCTGGCACTGGCCAAGAGCAGGCTGTCGGAGGCCGCGGGTGGTGCGATGCGCCCGGCGTTCGCACTCGCCTTCGCGCAGGACACCGTCGCCCGGGCGCTGTCCTGCCGTGCCGTGCGGGATGTGGTGGTCGTCACCGACGATCCGCTGGCGGCGGCCGAGCTGAACAGGCTGGGCGCGCGTACCGTGCCGGACTCGCCGGGCGCCGGGCTCAACGCCGCGCTGGCCCACGGGGCCGCCGAGGCGCGTGCGCTGCGGCCGGCCGCGGCGGTGGCGGCGCTCAACGCGGACCTGCCGGCCCTGCGCCCCGAGGAATTGGACCGGGTGCTCGCCGTGGCCGGGCAATTCCCCAGGGCTTTCCTGGCGGACGCCGCCGGAATTGGCACGACATTCCTGTCCGCGGCACCCGGCGTGGAATTGCGTCCCGCATTCGGCGGGCACTCGCGGCACCGGCATTCGGCCTCCGGGGCCGTGGAAATCGAATTGGACGGGGTGGAGTCGGTACGCCGCGACGTGGACACCGGGGACGATCTGCGGGCCGCCCTCGCGCTGGGAGTCGGCCCGCGGACCGCCGCCCGGTGCGCCGCGGCACCGGCCGCCTGGTGCTGCTGA
- a CDS encoding lysophospholipid acyltransferase family protein — protein MSRRRIGFWYRLAAVIAKPPLVVLFKRDWRGMEHIPADGGFITAVNHNSYLDPLSYAHYQYNTGRVPRFLAKAGLFEASFVGMMLRRTGQIPVYRETTNALDAFRAAVDAIESGECVAFYPEGTLTRDPAMWPMVGKTGAARVALLTKAPVIPVAQWGANLAMPPYATQNKLRLFPRKTLIVQAGPPVDLSRFHGLEPTPDVLREATEAIMAAITAQLEEIRGERAPATPYDHRRARADQRRRAAEEGTK, from the coding sequence GTGTCCCGCCGCAGAATCGGCTTCTGGTACCGCCTTGCCGCGGTCATCGCGAAACCGCCGCTGGTGGTTCTGTTCAAGCGGGACTGGCGGGGAATGGAGCACATTCCGGCCGACGGAGGATTCATCACGGCGGTGAATCACAACTCCTACCTGGACCCGCTCTCCTACGCGCACTACCAGTACAACACCGGACGGGTCCCGCGCTTCCTGGCGAAGGCCGGGCTCTTCGAGGCCTCTTTCGTCGGCATGATGCTTCGCCGCACGGGCCAGATCCCCGTCTACCGGGAGACGACGAACGCCCTGGACGCCTTCCGGGCCGCCGTCGACGCCATCGAGAGCGGTGAATGCGTCGCGTTCTACCCCGAGGGCACGCTGACCCGGGACCCCGCGATGTGGCCGATGGTCGGCAAGACCGGCGCCGCCCGCGTCGCACTCCTCACCAAGGCCCCGGTCATTCCCGTCGCCCAGTGGGGCGCCAACCTGGCGATGCCGCCGTACGCCACGCAGAACAAGCTGCGGCTGTTCCCCCGGAAGACCCTGATCGTGCAGGCGGGCCCGCCCGTGGACCTGTCCCGGTTCCACGGGCTGGAGCCCACCCCCGACGTCCTGCGCGAGGCCACCGAGGCCATCATGGCCGCGATCACCGCGCAGCTGGAGGAGATCCGCGGCGAGCGGGCGCCGGCCACGCCGTACGACCACCGCCGGGCGCGGGCCGATCAGCGGCGCAGGGCCGCGGAGGAGGGGACAAAGTGA
- a CDS encoding NAD(P)H-dependent glycerol-3-phosphate dehydrogenase encodes MTRSVKAAVFGTGSWGTAFSMVLADAGCEVTLWGRRAGLVDAVNSTRTNPDYLPGVRLPEAVRATTDPAEAARDADFTVLVVPSQTLRANLTEWAPLLAPRTVLVSLMKGVELGTAKRMSEVIEEVVAKAPAGGAPDEVRRRVAVLTGPNLAKEIADRQPAAAVVACADEDVARRLQSACMTPYFRAYTNTDVVGCELGGAVKNVIGLAVGIADGMGLGDNSKATLITRGLAETTRLGLAMGADPMTFSGLAGLGDLVATCSSPLSRNHTFGTNLGRGMTLQETIAATKQTAEGVKSCESVLDLARRHGVDMPITETVVSIVHEGKPPVVALKELMSRSAKPERH; translated from the coding sequence GTGACTCGTTCCGTCAAAGCAGCCGTCTTCGGTACGGGCTCCTGGGGCACGGCCTTCTCGATGGTCCTGGCCGACGCGGGCTGCGAGGTGACCCTCTGGGGCCGCCGCGCCGGGCTGGTCGACGCCGTCAACAGCACCCGCACCAACCCCGACTACCTGCCCGGCGTCCGGCTCCCCGAGGCGGTCCGGGCCACGACCGACCCTGCCGAGGCGGCCCGGGACGCCGACTTCACCGTCCTCGTCGTCCCGTCCCAGACGCTGCGCGCCAACCTCACGGAATGGGCGCCGCTGCTGGCCCCCCGCACCGTGCTGGTCTCGCTGATGAAGGGCGTCGAACTCGGCACCGCCAAGCGGATGAGCGAGGTCATCGAGGAGGTGGTCGCCAAGGCGCCCGCCGGGGGCGCCCCGGACGAGGTCAGGCGGAGGGTCGCCGTCCTCACCGGGCCCAACCTGGCCAAGGAGATCGCCGACCGCCAGCCCGCCGCGGCGGTCGTCGCGTGCGCCGACGAGGACGTCGCCCGGCGCCTCCAGTCCGCCTGCATGACCCCCTACTTCCGCGCCTACACCAACACCGACGTCGTCGGCTGCGAACTCGGCGGGGCGGTCAAGAACGTGATCGGCCTGGCCGTCGGCATCGCGGACGGCATGGGTCTCGGCGACAACTCCAAGGCCACCCTCATCACCCGGGGGCTCGCCGAGACGACCCGCCTCGGACTCGCCATGGGCGCCGACCCGATGACGTTCTCGGGCCTCGCCGGCCTCGGCGACCTCGTGGCCACCTGCTCCTCGCCGCTCTCCCGGAACCACACCTTCGGCACCAACCTCGGCCGGGGGATGACGCTCCAGGAGACCATCGCCGCGACCAAGCAGACGGCCGAGGGCGTGAAGTCCTGCGAGTCCGTTCTGGACCTGGCCCGCCGGCACGGCGTCGACATGCCCATCACCGAGACGGTCGTGTCGATCGTCCACGAGGGCAAGCCGCCGGTGGTGGCGCTCAAGGAGCTGATGTCCCGCAGCGCCAAGCCCGAGCGCCACTGA